From Bacteroides sp.:
AAAAACCTTCAAAAAAACTTCAAAGACCGTAAAAAGCGGCCACAGCCGCTAAGCTTTCAGGCTTGATGTCTCGCAAGAAACAACAGCCTTTAACAATCCCGCAACAGACCAGGAGAAAAACCTGGCCCAAGCGGAAAAGTGAATTATGAACTAATAGGAAAACAAGCCGAAAGGAAAAGGTTTCAGGGAAATGGCCGCGGGTTAGTTGGTTTGGTTAATGTTGTTTGCAGCTTCTTCACCCGGAAAAACCCCCGGGGAAAGTTTGTGCGGCCATTACCGTGTACCCCTGAAACGCATACAAAACCTGAAAAAACGGAAAATATAAAAAAGGAGAAATTTCCGCTCCTAAGAAACAGGTCTAATGGTCTAATTACCATTCAAAATAACAAAGAACCTTTGCCAGCAAACACAATTTCGATTTTGCTTACATCCCATTAGACGCAAAAACCCGGGGAAACGCTGCGTGATTTTTTAAAAAAACGACTGATAAAACCCTTATCGGCCGGGTCATAATCTGTTTTAAACTTCTCTGCATTATGGTTCATTTTTATTTTTTATTCATTAAAATGAATTAAAAATTTTTCACTCCGGAATAAAAAACCTGGGTTTTTTTGATCCCTGGGTCATGAAATGAATCGGGCAGAACAGGAACATCCTCCTGCCAGGCTCGTAGTTAATACGGAGTTTATTCGGTTTAAACCGAATAAACTCCGTATTAACTACGTATTAACTCTGAAGATGGAAACAAAATCAAGGGAGCAAAAATCTTCTGTTCCCTTGTCATAGCAAGGGAAGGGAGGGGTTTACAAAACCTTGATGACCCTGATTTCTTTAAACCGGGTATAGCAAAAGAAAAAGCCAAAAACAGGGATTTATTCGCCCATTTTCACGGCGTCTAGCATCAGATCCATGTCAAAGGGGCTGATTCCGAATCCTTCCAGGTGTTTGCGGTCTTCGTTAAAGGAAGCCTTAAAGGTGTCGAAGTCTTTCATCCGGGCAAGGCTCTGGCGGTATGACTTCAGGGCTTCTGCAGGCTGCCCCTGGCACCACAGCACGTGACCCAGATTCTCGAGGTCGTAGGGGTTTTCAGGATCCGCGTTTAGCAGGCGTTCGAGATAGTCTTTGGCGGTGTCGAGCTTGCCGGTCAGGAAGGAACACCAGGCCAGTGGGCGGCGGATGCGGTGGTTTTCAGGGGCCAGCACTTCAATTTTAAAGTAATAGTCGAGGGCTTCCTCGTAACGCTCGAGGTGCACCAGGCATTGCCCGATGTTGGCTTGCACCTTCAGATCGTCGGGCTCGGCCTTCTCCACCTGCCGGTAATAGCGCAGGGCTTCTTCCCAGCGGTTGAGGTATTTGCTGCAGAAGGCCAGCTTGCGCATGATCCACGGCCGGTCAGAATCGATCAGGTCGGCCCTCACGTAATAATCATAGGCCTTGTCAAGCTGCCCTGTCTTCTCATAGCAAAAGGCTATCTTCTCGAACAGCTCAATGTTGTCTTTTTCATTCTCCAGAATCGCCAGAAAGACTTTAAGGGCATCGGGATAAAACTTCTTATCGAAGAACAGCTCAGCAATATTACGAATGGTTTTGCTTTCGGACACCAGGTGCTTAACAAAGGCAGTTTCGTAAAGATCAACATCCAGGCTAAAGATATCATCAAATTCCTGCCGCCAGGGATGGATCTTGAAAAAGCGGTACAGATCCTGGAAGTATTGTGTATAAATGCTTTTGGTCCGGGCAAAGTCGTTCAGCAGGCTTTCGTCCTGCTCAATTTCAGCATAATTGCCCAGTTCGTTGTTCAGCATATTCATCATCATGGCCTTCTGCTGCTCAGGAGCCATGCCCAGGTTGAGGCAGAATGAATATTTGTCGCTGTTGCACATAAAAAAGCTGTCCTCAAGTTTGCTGACCAGGGGGGTGAGGTCGGTTTGCCCGGTGCCGCTGCCCAAAGATGATGCAATGGCCTCATTCTCCATATAGAAGGGCACGAACCAGTTGCTGATCTCGCGGAAGAATGGAAATCCTTTCAGCTGTGAGAAGGCGCTCATAAAGACATCCATGCCTTCGAGCTGCATCTCGGTAAACTCCTGCAGCTTATCAAGCAAACCAGGCGTATCTTCAAATACCGTTTCCCAATCGGGGTTCTTTTCTTCGCCAAACTCTTCCTTGAAAATCTGGTCGAGTTCGAGTTTCTCTTCAATTTTGGGCCTCATTTTCATCATGGCGGGCATGATCTCTTCTTCCCATTTACGACGAACCTTCTCGGTTTCCTTTGCCTTGGTGAACTGGATTACAATGGCTTCAAGGTTTTGCTCTATTCCCGGGAATTCACGGAAATCCAGGGTTTTTTCTTCAAGCACGGGATAAAGGTAGAAGCGGTCGTTGTATTTCAGGAAAGCCACAAACAAGCCTACCATGGCACGTTCCCAGACGCGCTCCTCCCTTTTCTCGGCAAAGCGAAAGAGGATAAGGAACTTATTGACATCGAAGTAACGCAGCAGGCTGAGGGTAAGGGCACTAACGATCAGGCCCTTGTCGTGCCAGGGCAGGCGGCCGGAATCGCAACTGGCATTGAGCAGTTCGATTTCTGCCTCAGTATATTTGTCGGTAAGCCAGATAATATTAAAGATGCGGATGAGTGATTCTTCGCGACCGGGCAAATCATTGCTGTCGGCAACCTTTACCTCCTTCAGCAGACCGGCCAGCTGGTCGTCGTAGGTGACGCGTTCCAGGTAAGCGAGGGCTTCCTGGCGCTCGAGCCTTTGCTCGCGCTGCAGCCGCGACTTCATCTGGTAGGTGTTTGAGGCGCCTGCCTCGGTGAGCAGCATTTCCTTGAGCTCGTCAGCAAGCTCTAGCAAGCTGCGAATCAGGTAATGGTAGATTTTTTCACGCTCAGGGTCGTGGACAGCAGCAAAGGAATGTTTCAGGATATTGCGGTAGGTCTCTAAAAGGTTGTCAAGCCGCTCGTTGATGAATTCTTTCTGCGATTCTTTGACCAGCAGCCTCAGCTTCTCAATGGCTTCAACGACCTGCCTCTTGTGAAGCATCGACACAATATTCTGATATTCCTTTATGATGTTTTTATAAAGCATTCGCGTATAATTTATGGAACCAACAAGTGGTTTAAGGCAAATTCGCTCAAAATCCGTGCCTTATATAAATTAAACAATAAAACCCGCAAAATGTCAGGAGTAAGGGGAGAAAAAAGCACGCCGTTTTGTCAGCGAACAATGGTAATGACCCCCTCGGTGTTTTTTCGTTCCTCTCCGCGGGAATAGGTCAGGATGTAAAAATACGTGCCATCGGGGGCACCCTCTCCGTCCCACCAGTTGTTAAAATAATCGGAGTGTTCGTAAACCTTTTTGCCCCAGCGGTTAAAGATCACCATCTCGGCCTGGTAATACTCCAGGTTGAGGATCTCAAAATAATCGTTGATGCCATCACCATTGGGGGTAAAGACATTGGGAATGGTAAGGTCACAGTTTTGCTGGGTCACATCGAGATCAAAGAAGTCAAAACATGCGGTTTCCTCGTCGGTCACCTGAACGGTATAAGTGCCGGGGGTCTTGGCCATCAGGGTATCGTAAACAGCCCCCGGAATCTCCACATTGTTAAATGACCACTGATAGGAAAACAAAGGCGTTGCATTGTTGATGGCCGAAACCGTAAGGAGCGTTGAATCGCCTTCACAAAATGGCAGTTCGAGTTCAGAAAGGATTTCGGCTTCGGGCAGGGGGCGGATATATACCGTCACGGTAGTGTCGTAGAGACAGCCAAAGGAGTCAGTAGCCTCAAACCTGAAGGTGTGGTCTCCGGGTTCCTCAACAAAAACGGCAACCGGGTTGCCCTGGAGGGGGTTGGTGTTTTGATACCACCGGCGCTGGGTGATCTCGGGAAAGAAAATGAGCGAATCGGGATAAAAATCTTCCCTGAAATACAGGCTCCAGCTGAAGATAAAACCATCGTCGCCCGGCACCTGGTCTTTAACCCTTAAGGTCCATTCCCCATTCAGGGGGCATCCGGTAAGCCCATTGAAATGATCGTCGGGGGTGTAAGAACCAGCGGGCAGGTATGCGGCATTGAAATAATAATTGCCGGCCTGGTCGGTGTATTCATGAAACTGGGGAGCGGTCTGGGCCATGGTGCCATAGGCCGCTTCGTTAGAGAAGCAATAATTGTATCCCTCTCCAGGGGTCACATTGTCCCAGATAACAGGTTCACCCAGGTTGGAGGTTCCCGAGCCATAGTCTTTCAGGGTGATCCTGTTTCCGCTCGGGCATTCCAGCTCAAACTGCAACTGGCCGTTGACGGCGTGCTCAATGTTGATGCATACCTGGTCAATATCCACTGCAGACAGGATGACATCGCCCTCATCGAAAATATCGAAGACCAGTGATGACTCATACAGTTCGCCAGTGCCATCAGGGATGGCTGCCGTTTCGACCACTTCAGTGGGAAAACCCGTCCAGATGTTAGGCGTGGCCATCCCAAGGAGCGAAAAGGTCTCGCCCGCGCAGGCCGTGTCGACAGTGGCAATGGTGCCATCGAAGCTGGGATAGGTCCCTAGTTTTATGACCTCGTTCACGGTGGCTTCGCAGCCGTGGGTGGGGTCAGTGGCCACGAGGGTAATGGGGTAAGCACCCGGATTGAAAAAGGAATGGGTCACCTGGCTACCGGTGTAGGGGGTTCCATCAACCAGCCATTGGTAGGATACCTGGCTGGGGTTAAAGGGCAGGTTCTCTGGTAAGTAAGCGGAAGATGCCAAGAGGGTGATGTCGCCGGTTTCAGGGCAATATTCAAAGGTGCCTGCCTGCGGAGTGATGCTTGCCTGGAAGGTCTCGCATAAACTGAGGCACTGCATAGGCGCCGACCAGCCATTGCTTTGATCGCTGGGGGAAGAAACAAAGCGGAAATGAAGGCAGCCCTCAGAGGCATAAACGTGCAATCCCTGGAGGTCTGTAGCCGTGGCTTCCCAGAGCAGGGGCG
This genomic window contains:
- a CDS encoding gliding motility-associated C-terminal domain-containing protein, which translates into the protein MTSFRIFLVSVFVLISLGVYAQQTYPISVYDGQTVETCTGIFTDSGGDFQTPYGPNEDFSVTFCSNDEQHPVLDVFFEYFQLAQGDILYVYDGPDSSAPLLWEATATDLQGLHVYASEGCLHFRFVSSPSDQSNGWSAPMQCLSLCETFQASITPQAGTFEYCPETGDITLLASSAYLPENLPFNPSQVSYQWLVDGTPYTGSQVTHSFFNPGAYPITLVATDPTHGCEATVNEVIKLGTYPSFDGTIATVDTACAGETFSLLGMATPNIWTGFPTEVVETAAIPDGTGELYESSLVFDIFDEGDVILSAVDIDQVCINIEHAVNGQLQFELECPSGNRITLKDYGSGTSNLGEPVIWDNVTPGEGYNYCFSNEAAYGTMAQTAPQFHEYTDQAGNYYFNAAYLPAGSYTPDDHFNGLTGCPLNGEWTLRVKDQVPGDDGFIFSWSLYFREDFYPDSLIFFPEITQRRWYQNTNPLQGNPVAVFVEEPGDHTFRFEATDSFGCLYDTTVTVYIRPLPEAEILSELELPFCEGDSTLLTVSAINNATPLFSYQWSFNNVEIPGAVYDTLMAKTPGTYTVQVTDEETACFDFFDLDVTQQNCDLTIPNVFTPNGDGINDYFEILNLEYYQAEMVIFNRWGKKVYEHSDYFNNWWDGEGAPDGTYFYILTYSRGEERKNTEGVITIVR
- a CDS encoding tetratricopeptide repeat protein; this translates as MLYKNIIKEYQNIVSMLHKRQVVEAIEKLRLLVKESQKEFINERLDNLLETYRNILKHSFAAVHDPEREKIYHYLIRSLLELADELKEMLLTEAGASNTYQMKSRLQREQRLERQEALAYLERVTYDDQLAGLLKEVKVADSNDLPGREESLIRIFNIIWLTDKYTEAEIELLNASCDSGRLPWHDKGLIVSALTLSLLRYFDVNKFLILFRFAEKREERVWERAMVGLFVAFLKYNDRFYLYPVLEEKTLDFREFPGIEQNLEAIVIQFTKAKETEKVRRKWEEEIMPAMMKMRPKIEEKLELDQIFKEEFGEEKNPDWETVFEDTPGLLDKLQEFTEMQLEGMDVFMSAFSQLKGFPFFREISNWFVPFYMENEAIASSLGSGTGQTDLTPLVSKLEDSFFMCNSDKYSFCLNLGMAPEQQKAMMMNMLNNELGNYAEIEQDESLLNDFARTKSIYTQYFQDLYRFFKIHPWRQEFDDIFSLDVDLYETAFVKHLVSESKTIRNIAELFFDKKFYPDALKVFLAILENEKDNIELFEKIAFCYEKTGQLDKAYDYYVRADLIDSDRPWIMRKLAFCSKYLNRWEEALRYYRQVEKAEPDDLKVQANIGQCLVHLERYEEALDYYFKIEVLAPENHRIRRPLAWCSFLTGKLDTAKDYLERLLNADPENPYDLENLGHVLWCQGQPAEALKSYRQSLARMKDFDTFKASFNEDRKHLEGFGISPFDMDLMLDAVKMGE